The genomic stretch ctaaattccaaATATAGCTATTGTTATATtggtatatttaaaggaaatgacaacacatcaaaataacccaagatcatgcagtatttgcagagctttaataactcaaataaaacaaaatgcaaataatttgtaaacaaattgtgttaatgctttggctaaataacattaagaaatcagtatttggtggaataaccctgatttgcatgttttggctccatgatctccaccagtttctcacattgctgtttggggaactttataccactctttctgcaaaaaagcaaacagctcagctttgcttgatggtttgtgaccatccatcttcctcttgatgacagatattgaaattttattttaattttattttaattatttaaatatgtaaagtGACTGACGTTTAATTTATCTATGTTTTTAGTGAACAGTAAGGATTCTAAAGCATGCCTGAGAATACCTGCAGGTGTTTTGGTTGATTATTTGTGCTTGCTTGTTtgagatttttcttttattaaaagcaGTTAATTTCTCAACACCATTTTAATCCGTTTTAATCTCTTGTCACTATGACCCAAACATAGcctgtgtaatattttaattaattggggtttatcttttttttaatgttcataTATGCCTAGCAAATAACATTTCATgatgatattaaaaaataataataataaaaataaaaaggtagtGAGGTCTCTATGTAAGTATAAAAGGGGGGTCATTTTTTACCAGAATAGAACAGATCAGAGCGAATCATATATGCCACTGGACACAGCGAATCAGACAGTTGGTTTAATAAAGTATGAACAACCATAAAAATTCACAATTCACATTTGTGGTGAAGGGACAAAATCTTACTATAAACAATATTATATTAAGAGACAGGTGTACTCTTATGtgcaattaaaaatatatatatacaaaaaggCCACAGATTTTTGGTTAAAGTACATTCAAAAGCACATTCATGATCATTTCACAAAGATGTAGATggaatattttgtgtgtgtgtgtgtgtacacagatgtGGCCTCAGAAGTAGTGTATTCCATCCCGTTGTTGAAGGAGAATCTCTTTCTCAAACTCCAAAATAGAAATCCTGTCATTCTTTTGACTCACCTCCTATATTTAAAAGAACAGTAGAAAGCATTAAGTATTAATGTCTTTGGAACAATTTGTTTCAGCTTTTCCTGACTAAGTTCACTTTTTCAACAGTATTCTTCAATCTgtagaaacacacagactggCACATCAGTTCTTTAAATGGAAGTGAATTGTTGGCAATAAAGTGATCTAAAAGATATGACTATGATATAAGAcagagcataaataaataaataaatctgtttcaTGAAACTGAATAAACATGATGCCCTGGATCCATGGTGAATTGAGCGGAACTGAATCAATGTTTTTCAGTGCTGTCCTCTGTCCAGCCACATTTTTAATCACACGGTAATagtgtcagattttttttataaagcatAATAGACGGAAGATTTGGCCATCTAATTCTCTAATTCTAAATAGCACTAAACTCTGTCAACCCTACTATACAAGTGCCATACATTTTGTCCCAGATCTAAGTTCAGTGCTctgttgtgtgtatctctcaCCTGGGTGAGTACGGCATTGGTCCAGCGCAGACACCAGTCAGAGGCGTCCATCTCATCTGgtgctgcactacacacatatgcatTGTTCAGCAAACTGCCCAGGCTTCCGTTCACACGCTGCATAGAGGAACGTAGTGCACACGACCagctctcctacacacacacacacacacacaccaaaagtATCACTGTAACTTGGGGCAGTGATAAAATTTTATTACATGTAATGATCCTGTTAACAGGCCAAGCTCCTTTGCCATCATGATTAGCCCTTCAAGGGAAAAGGAATTTTAATAGAACCACAATACTTTTTGATCACTGAATTAATTCAAATGGCTCAAACACAATCATCAGGGGTTATCAAACTTTTTAAATACTATAAAATACTTTATACTATGATGTTCCTGAGCAGCTGTGAGTTGCTATGAGAATCCAC from Hemibagrus wyckioides isolate EC202008001 linkage group LG19, SWU_Hwy_1.0, whole genome shotgun sequence encodes the following:
- the sapcd1 gene encoding suppressor APC domain-containing protein 1, translated to MACNGSYTVVIVPLQNSLYSSDALRFFHWLKKLRALEREKDSLWIGLQVLERTRFWYQHQLDQISQRNARVGTRELDEEEESWSCALRSSMQRVNGSLGSLLNNAYVCSAAPDEMDASDWCLRWTNAVLTQEVSQKNDRISILEFEKEILLQQRDGIHYF